A region of Paenibacillus sp. JNUCC-31 DNA encodes the following proteins:
- a CDS encoding AbrB/MazE/SpoVT family DNA-binding domain-containing protein, protein MKRTGMKRSLDRLGRIVLPKEMRDTMEIHIGDPLEFFIEGKELILRKYKSTLCIFCGDVDTEMYFKEQFICRTCAIQLKHPDDTPEFFVPQNKQAPAAVERPATESATVSSPSTEEGTTAANHEYPDLRPKTARMLQQMKEIVEQNPGLAQQQIAEKLGISQGRVSQLKKLL, encoded by the coding sequence ATGAAAAGAACCGGAATGAAGAGATCTCTGGACCGCCTTGGACGAATTGTCCTTCCCAAAGAAATGCGGGATACGATGGAAATCCATATCGGCGATCCGCTTGAGTTTTTCATTGAAGGGAAAGAGTTGATTTTGAGAAAGTACAAATCAACGTTGTGTATTTTTTGCGGTGATGTGGATACGGAAATGTATTTCAAAGAGCAATTCATCTGCCGGACTTGTGCAATTCAATTAAAACACCCGGATGACACTCCCGAATTTTTCGTTCCTCAGAACAAACAGGCTCCTGCAGCCGTGGAGCGTCCTGCTACCGAATCCGCCACAGTCTCATCTCCATCAACGGAAGAAGGGACTACAGCTGCCAATCATGAGTACCCGGACTTGCGACCCAAGACGGCACGTATGCTGCAACAGATGAAGGAAATTGTTGAACAGAATCCTGGCTTGGCTCAACAGCAGATTGCGGAAAAGCTTGGCATTAGCCAAGGACGCGTCT